A genomic window from Gemmatimonadota bacterium includes:
- a CDS encoding aldehyde dehydrogenase — translation MDTTALSPRASRRAFVSRLLAATPDALVITGLGSAAYDVFAAGDRDRNYYLWGAMGGAASMGLGLALAQPDQSVVVITGDGEQLMGIGSLGTIAVKQPQNLTIVVLDNGHYGETGMQRSHSSLGTDLVAVAKGFGIADAFATGTLEGSDDIARRVMARAGTVFAQVFVEVEELPRALPPRDGPYIKNRFRAALGLKPF, via the coding sequence ATGGACACGACCGCATTGAGCCCGCGCGCCAGCCGCCGCGCCTTCGTCTCCCGACTGCTCGCCGCCACACCAGACGCGCTGGTCATCACCGGGCTTGGATCCGCAGCCTACGACGTCTTTGCAGCCGGCGATCGCGATCGCAACTACTACCTGTGGGGCGCCATGGGAGGCGCCGCCTCGATGGGACTGGGGCTCGCGCTGGCCCAGCCCGACCAGTCGGTGGTGGTGATCACCGGCGACGGCGAGCAACTCATGGGGATCGGCAGCCTCGGCACCATCGCCGTCAAGCAGCCACAGAACCTGACGATCGTGGTGCTCGACAACGGGCACTACGGCGAAACGGGGATGCAACGCAGCCACTCCAGCCTGGGGACCGACCTGGTCGCGGTGGCCAAGGGCTTCGGCATCGCGGATGCATTCGCGACCGGCACCCTCGAGGGAAGCGACGACATTGCCCGACGCGTCATGGCGAGGGCGGGGACGGTCTTCGCGCAGGTATTCGTCGAAGTCGAAGAGCTGCCTCGCGCACTGCCGCCGCGAGACGGTCCCTACATCAAGAACCGCTTTCGCGCCGCCCTCGGCCTGAAGCCGTTCTGA
- a CDS encoding phosphonopyruvate decarboxylase yields MNQTPAPVPAWQDAVFKVLKQGGVRQIAYVPDVGHSHAIRSAIADPDIEDIVLTTEEEGVALVSGAWLGGQRAVLLMQSSGVGNCVNMFSLLSSADFPFFTLVTMRGEFAEFNPWQGPMGKATQGALELMGIRVLRVDDPDKAEEIVSAGFDAAFQAGERVAVLLGQRLIGRKKWEHN; encoded by the coding sequence ATGAACCAGACACCCGCACCGGTCCCCGCCTGGCAGGACGCCGTCTTCAAGGTCCTCAAGCAGGGGGGCGTTCGGCAGATCGCCTACGTCCCTGACGTCGGGCATTCGCACGCGATCCGCAGCGCCATCGCCGACCCCGACATCGAGGACATCGTGCTGACCACCGAGGAAGAGGGGGTCGCCCTGGTGAGCGGTGCCTGGCTCGGAGGCCAGCGCGCGGTGCTGCTGATGCAGAGCAGCGGCGTGGGCAACTGCGTCAACATGTTCTCGCTGCTCTCATCGGCCGACTTCCCCTTCTTCACGCTGGTCACCATGCGCGGCGAGTTCGCCGAGTTCAATCCGTGGCAGGGCCCCATGGGCAAGGCCACGCAGGGGGCGCTGGAACTCATGGGCATCCGTGTGCTGCGCGTCGACGACCCTGACAAGGCCGAAGAGATCGTGAGCGCAGGCTTCGATGCCGCCTTTCAGGCCGGCGAACGGGTTGCCGTCCTCCTGGGCCAGCGCCTGATCGGGCGAAAGAAGTGGGAGCACAACTGA